A window of Pyrus communis chromosome 3, drPyrComm1.1, whole genome shotgun sequence genomic DNA:
ACTCTTAtaattaggcacttttaggtttaaatttattcacattttccacatcactgcactttatggctttgtcatccttcgggtgtcagccagcacagctcgatttggagtccaggtggacattccgggttagGGTGTGTCAAATACTTTGATTAAAGGACAAAATGTTAAAtttcaatattaattaattaagaaattaataacaaaattattaaaCCCTTCCTAAAATCATGCAAAGATTAATATCAAGTaggagtttattttattttattttttcctcaaATTTAAATTGTGTGAAATCTGAtcagattttatttatttattttaaatattggtATGTTTTAGACTAAAAAGGTACATTAcataaaaaagggtacattttacatatatataatgtgGTACATAATTTATagaaaatgggtacattataaataaaatatgtgtacaaataaaagaggaaatttttatagcactccaaaaatctcattttgaattccaaactttctataattagaaaaagaaatacacttgtaagaagtacataatgagatttttagagtgctaataacagttcccctaaaagattaaaaaaaaaaaaaaaaaactataggtacaaacaaaagttttaaagtatgggcacaaaaaaaaaaaatatatatatatatatatgtacaaattaaaattagaaaatgaattggtgcatgttaaaaaaaatggttgcaaattaaacatacaaattaaaaatagaaatatatgatacaaaatttagccatgaatataaatttatcaaaagtaacgtttctaacactaaatagATCTATTTGAAAAtggttaaattatttttcattataaaatttaaatatgctgacatgtaaataatttattattgagATAATGACGTGGATAAAAACCAAAataccttgatcaaaaattaaaaaagaagaagacttCAATCAATGAAATCGAAAATCAGGgatgaaaacctaatttctcctctTAAGGTTTAAGGAAGCTTTAGTAAACATTGATTGGAGTATACTAATAAAGTGTTTCAAGTGCTCATTCTCCTTCTCCATCTCATGGTTTGTTAATCCAATTGTCATCCTCCATCTCAAGATATAAAGATAAAATCTGAGTTGTCTTGCCCCACAAAGGGAAGGTTTAAAATATGTGCATGCATGGGCTAGGTTGGAGTTAAATAGAAAACACAAAACTCACACGGAGAGATAACCTTAGCATACCACTTTTAGACTGGTCGGTGTATTTTACAGTTCAGTAGCACTTGCttccaatttgttttcttttctttaataaaGGCTAAAACTCATAGACCTAATACATTTGTCAGGAAGTAATTTTGCTAGTGCAGTCCAACTAGCTAGATACACAATGCACACCAATAGCTTCTGTGCTGAACGAAGCAAATGTGGTGGTGACAGCACATGTCCCCTTAACTTTtaactttattattattattagggtTATATGGGTTAATGTGTAAGTTACATTTGCAATACattgataaaaaaattcattaatttaatgaaaaatcagaTATTCAAATAGACGGAATGTGTAGATCAAATACACTTTTAAAATTGCATAGTGCaatatgagaaaattaaaaattcatgactCATTGTAAAATCACTTTAAATCTGGAGGTAGAAAATGTAATTAGCTCTTACTATTATTTTCATTATCGTGTTTCGTTCGCGTGTCATTAAATTATAGCATCATTCATCCAAATAATTTATTTAGATCCAAGGTCAAGATCTAAGATGTGACAATATGCTCAAATgaatcaaataataaaaacattATCATCCAATCAAACCAGTCCAACTAAAACTGCTCCACAAAGGTCATACTTGTATGATTTAGTCATCTTGTTTTCAGTAATTTAATAAGCATAAAAGCATAATACTTCGTCATTGCCTTGAACAATAAACAACACAAGATTCCTTTGTGCAAGCTTCATTAGTTAACTAATCAACTTGTTAAACCATTAGAAATAATTTGAAAAGCAAAGCAAACATCCCAAGAAACCAGACAATATCTGGCAAGACCTTAAAAAACTGAAACTTTCATAGAAGCTAGTTGTCACAAAGAATCTTGTGACAGTCACAACCGAAAATTTTTCTCGTGCAATTATGTAAGTTCATAAAATTGATTGGACGAAACTATAGAGATCGAGTTCACATAATTTAGATAAATAATAACCTAATAGTATTATTAGTACATTCATATATCTCAGACcacctaaattaattaggagacTTTCTTTTGGTTCTTGGCCTTCCAATCTTTGATATCAGCTTCAATCTTTGCCGTGACACTTTTATGAAACCCTGGATAGGGTTCATACCCAAAAGTTGAGTGAAGAAGCTCCAGCAGCACAAAGTACGGCCCCATTAGAAGTCCCTGAAGAAAGTTGTTTGAAGGGGCTCTCTTCTCAAATATCCCGTGGCCTATGACCTGTCCAGCCCAACTGCAGAACTGACCACCCAGAACAACCTTCCACGACCTAGAAAACCCTAGCTCACTGCCAAGAACACTGGCTCCAACCCAGCAGAGAATACAGATCAAAGCTGCCAAGGACCCAGCTTTCTTGTCCAATTTGACGTAATACAAACAATACGCCAACGTGAAAACAAACCCCAAATTTAATTCGAGGCCATGAACTGGGAAACTGTAGAGGGAAGGTGTGAAGTGGAAAAGAAGAACAGAAGTGAAGAACAATGGCCACACCAAGAAAGTGTGTATGAAAATGTTAATTGGGTTGTTGTGATATGCTCCATGGAAGGCAAAGTTCCCTTCAAGATCAAACAATCCAGTCCTCCCCATGagtccttttttctttttctttttttttctttgcagaACTGATTTTCTTTTGCTGGAAACAGGGAAGATTTTCCTGGGAAAATGAAGATTCTGTGGAAGACTTGGACTTGAAGGAAAACCAGTTGGGGGTATATATAGAAGGAAGAAGTAGATAGAACAGAAGTGTAGAAAGCAGAAAGCCAAAAGACAGTCAAGCACATTGGAACGTGCAACCTACTTTGAACTTTCGTTTATGGATTGTTTAAAGATAGTGCTATCATgtatccatttttattttttatatatttttattagttttttattattgatatttttcaatttagacgatttaaaaaattgagaaaaatttatgaaaaataaaaataaattatgtagatAACACTACCCTATTTAAAATGCAT
This region includes:
- the LOC137727315 gene encoding 2-hydroxy-palmitic acid dioxygenase MPO1-like; amino-acid sequence: MGRTGLFDLEGNFAFHGAYHNNPINIFIHTFLVWPLFFTSVLLFHFTPSLYSFPVHGLELNLGFVFTLAYCLYYVKLDKKAGSLAALICILCWVGASVLGSELGFSRSWKVVLGGQFCSWAGQVIGHGIFEKRAPSNNFLQGLLMGPYFVLLELLHSTFGYEPYPGFHKSVTAKIEADIKDWKAKNQKKVS